The genomic window AAGTATAATTTGTATTGCATTATAGTCTGAAAATTATGCATTTAGTATTTAGTTTTTCTACACTTAGATATTATGACCTATTATGTGCAGAAGGgacaggaggcagctaggtaactcagtggattgagagccagacctagagatgggagggaggtcttgggttcaaatttaacctcagatacttcctatgtggccctgggtaagtcatttataaaccccactgcctagtccttaccactccttcTATGTTAGAATTAATATGCTATGATTGAAGGACTTAAACAACAAGCAAAAAACCCATGAGTGATAGTATAGCTGAGGTGTCAAGTCAATCATGAGCAGACCACATGGTGTCAGCAATGGAGCCCTGGAAAAGAAGGTAGGAACTCTTAAATCCTACTGCAAATTCAACCATTTATGAGTCACATggacttggacaaatcacttcttgGAGTGTCAGATTCTTTAACTATTATGAGAGGGTTACTTAAGAAAATTTGTACGGTTCCTTCTAGATCTAtggttctgatgggattaggacCTAAAGTGTATTCATTCTGTGACTATTAccatctttctttgcctcagttttttcatcttaaTTTTCTTCTACCTACTTCATTaagagaggtcctgagttcaaatcttaaatcttgtctcagacacagtattgattccaagacagaaggtaagggtttaaaaaaaaaaaggcacagacAAAATCATTTTAGCACAGCAACCTGAATGCCATGGAAAGAAAAAGCAATCAATATCGTGAAAAATGCTGGTCTCATTATTAATTTCTTTGGAAATACTGCAGCATATTGTATTTGCTAATTCTCACATCCACTTAATTCACCATCCCACATCCTGAAATGATCTGAGATGACAAGAAAAGGCAAAAGTAAATAGTAAgttacttttaaatatatatatatatatacacatatatatattttaaataaaaaagacctttaatattatatatcatttaatttttttgaaaaattattctgGGAAATTACAAGTTCTTTTCTGTAACAAAAGTTGTGCTACTATACTGATTACTTTGGGATTCACCAGACAATCCAGCAAATCATCTGTAGAGATGAATGGTTGAGAAGGGCATGTAGTGCTGTCAGAAACAATGCTATCTTCAAGTGGTATCTCAGCTTTATTCATCACTAGCTGCTCTTTTGTACAATTTAATTTTCCCAGATGTCCCCCACTTTCCTTGACAAGGTCATTAACATCACTTTCTGTTATTCCTCTTTCTGAAGATTCATCTTGAAGACTAGGTAATACTGGAATCAGATTCAGGCCAAAGGGAATCTTCTCCTGAGGCTCTGCTGTATTCATTGctaacttatgacaaggtgactttttctcctttgttctgGTGTGTATATCCAATTTCCTCTTTTTCAAAGGTGCCTCCATTCCATGATCACCATTTATTTTGAACTCTGTGAGTTTTAATGTTTCTGCTCCCTTGTTATGTTCCAAATAGGCAGAAATGGCTCCATTTAAGTACTGACAATTGATTTCATGAGATGTTCCCTCTACCtaaggaaaaagaagatattttaagAGGTAGAATTGTCTTCAATTTTCctagaaaaagaacagattcacTTGAATCTATTACAAATCATTAttggtataataaaaataagaggctGCCTACTTCTGTAGGGTTTAACCAGGCTTTGCTATTAGTGGGATCTTCTGCAGCTTTCATGGCACAGACCAGCGTTCGGGTGATGGCCTCTTCTATCCGAGCCTGATGGTCCTCCTCCTAAGGACAAGAGTGACAAACAAGACAAGCTGTTTTAGAGATGGTGTCATGAACCATGATTAACACTAGGGAAACAGTGTCTGTTTTCCTTGAGTTTTACTGCTTTATTGTCAAGGACACATGATGTTGTAAGAAGAACACATTGGCCAGTCTATGAGAagtaagacactattttcttcttcactcaaaaatatgattttattttaacacCCCACTCCTCTCGAATTAcaagtagaaacaattttaaatatttgttttctgacattatttttcatcatgagtcccttggagttctAGCAGAcacatttcctatttatttagaTAGTACATACTTTGCAGGAGGATCCGAGAAAGTTATAGGAACCCCCTGAAGAGCAAATAACTATATAATCTAGTCCAGAACATCTTAGTTTAATCCAACTTATTTCAAACATTTTCTACCTTTTTCATTGATACATTTAGAGTTTTTAAAGTTTCAAAGACACATCAAGTATGGGGTGCACAACTCCACAACAAAATCTGATAGTGTCTTCCTTGTTCgttttaaaagaataaaggaaatgaatgatagCTTTTCACAAACTTGACAATACTGAAGATGGAGTTGgatgaaaaggggagagggaaaaaagaactgTGTCCTCAATGAGATGGTatgatggatagagcactggacctggagtcagggagacttgagttccatctggcctcagaaactaatTAGCAcgcttaagtcacttaactcctgcctcaggtttcctcaactgtaaaatggataacaatagcacctacctcccacaACTgcgaaaatcaaatgagataataaagaattttgtaaactTAAATCACTGTAGAAATGCTAGACATTCACATTACTATTTTAATATGCTAAacagtatatgtatatttacatatctataaGCCTTCCAATCCacaaaaatataacttaaatGAAACTAAATTCTAAATAATTATGGCCAATCTTGGTCcttgagaaaagataaaaaggtATCCTTCTTTTGGtaggaaagtgaggggatgccagTGAAAACATATACACTATTGAAAATTCACTGCAATGGTATTGCTTAAGTTTCATTTTGAAGTTATCTGGCTATTCCTTATGAAAATGGCAAGACAATGTTAAGGTTCTTGTATAATACTAACTGTAATATATCATCTATAAGAATACAGCATCATAACATATgacataacaatataatataatgcaatatTGGAAGATATTGATAAATGTTAAAACTCATCAAATCTTTAGTTGGTTAtatattaaaggagaaaatttaagagatcTATTTAAATCTCCTTGTTTGCTTGAGAGTCATAATGGCAGCTAAAATTCTtctatctatctccattataactactCCTAGATTAGAGGGAGAGTAATTGTCAGAGCATGGAGTTGTTAAGAATTTGTTTATCTTATAGAACTGTCTAATTGTGAATTTTCAAATTATAGTTGCAATGGAATTATAATCTGGAACTATCTGTATAATATATTGTCTGGAGGTTTATAGCAATTGTTCAATATTTTTCTCGAAGTTCTGAGTACACTGTAATACATTCACAATCTATGTGGAATTCCAAAATGCAATTTCTTGATTTCtagtgatagattttttttttaccaggatGAGTTAGTTTGTAGGACAGGATAGAAGAAAGATTTTAGGCCTGGTAAATTTTATTACTATAATACCAGGTGAGAAATAATAATTTAACCCTAAACTGTAGTTAGTGAAACTTATTATCTGAAAGAAATGGTTGATAATGTGAACAAGAACTATGAGATAAAGGGTGTGGACAAGAGAGGTACAGACTGCAAAGCAAGGACTTGATTACAAGGAAACCTTatgcaggaaggaaatggaactttggctgaCAACGGGGAATGGGCCTGGAATCTCCAGTCAAGAAAGCAGATGGACAATTGCTGAGCTTAACCTCCTACAAACCTTCATCAACCTGAAGAACTTAGATTAGCCACCTTTCCTCAaaagtggtggatagagactttttccccttttggggaaggcaagagactatccacccagaACACTTTCCACTGACATCTTCAAAGCTGTATCTCTATATTAGGAAATTACACCTGTCTCCACAACGGTCCTCAGGGACTCAGGTTCCCAGACCTAAGCCCTCAACCCCTAaagggaatttaggttgaaattagaaatagggacttcctatttccctcttccctaacctaCCAATCCTGAATTTCCaaacaataaatagatcttatagaTTACAGAATAACCTAgacatctcattcttcaaatgtacTAAGGGGGTCAAGATAACATCCATCcagggaagagaacagaaaccagagattgaagaggatttcctctttacctttcagctctggtcATAGATCCAACTTCACATTCTCTGGGGCCActctgcctgggagaggaagtagtgctactatttatctgttccctcccttcagagacctgtcaagctttggttcctAATCCCCCACTAGTACAAGGgtcaattttatcttttttgtaaTAGTTAGGAAAGAGAATACAGTGAACAGACAAACTCTAGGAATACATTTCAAAAAGTTCAGAGAAGGCATAGACATGATCTTAAGGTTAGAGATTATAAAAGGGAATAGGACTCATTAGCAAaggagattctaaaaattaaactGATTATACAACTGAAGTAATAAGGATTTAGCTTAACATATGAAAAAGACTTCCCCCATCCCCTACTCCCAGCAATTATACAGAACCTAGAGGCCAGGGAATCAATGTTAAGGTGAAATGATGTAAATACAACTCAGATAATTGGATATCACCTTATGTTCTTGTGATTTGTATGATTCTGTCGGCTAAGTAAATTATGCTTTTATTCCCCAGAAGGGACACAGAGGCTAAAAGTCCAGGGAAGTAAAAGCAGTTATCTGGAGGAGAAAGTAAGGTGAAATGAGGTTAGACTACCTCATTAGATAACTGGATTTTGTCACGTGCCCTTGTATAGTATCCATGCCTGCTGCGTATcctgtcttcttttctctgtGAAATGAACTAAGACTCATCCCCTTAAGGGGGACAGAGAGCCTGGCTTTCAAGAAAGCAGAGGGAGATATCTGAAGATCTGTGGCAAAATTAAATGAGGTATGTACATCTCATGTAGTCTGCACCTTGAGCCTTGTTTGCCACAGCTGTCAATCTAAAGTTTAACCAAGAGAGctataaaaaaaagacaaaaaatagttattgttaggggcaactaggtagcacagtggatagagagccaggcttggagttagaaggacttgggttcatatctagcctcaagacactttctagctatgtaatcctaggtgagtcacttaactccaaatgtttagcttttgccattcttctgtcttagaactgatattgaaTCAGAAAATAAGGTTCTAAGGAAGGGGAAAAGTTATTGTTGCTTCAAACAAGTATAGAAGGCAAGGTGAATTCTGCAGCAACTTCAGTATTCTGCCCAGATATTCACTACAAGTTGGTCTTGTCCATAAGAGAAAGTAAAGGGAGAGAATGAATGTATCTCTACTGTCCAGGTTATCGGAGGGATGATATGTTGATTCAATCTAATAAGCATGTCCATGTCTACAGGGCCACATGTCTATTATATGCCAAGTACTATGTTAGATGCTGGGGATAAAAGACTATCTCTGTCCTTAAAAAGCATTCACAATGAGGGTAAGGGTTGAGGAGAAGACAAATGATAAATACAGTAGGTGGATCTTGGACtgtgccttgaaggaagccagtaaTTCCAATCAGTGAgagtgaggaagaagaggattCTTGCCATAGGAGCAGCTGTGCAAAAGGAGAGTTGAGAGATAGGCTATGCCTGGGAAAGAGCAAGTAGGTCACTTTGCCAGGACAGTGAGGGTGTGAGGAAGAGTAATGTGAAATCAATATGGAAAGATAGGCTATAACCAGATtgtaaagagtttaaaaaacagagGGATTTCTATTTTATCCACAAGGCATTAAGAGAGTTTTCTGAGCAGATTTGACATGGTCAGACATGGACTTTAGGAGTATCATTTCAGCAGCTATGTGATGGATAGATTGCTGGGAAGAAAGGAGATTAATTAGGAGCTTATTGTCCAGGAAATAGGGGATGAGGGTGGAGACTAGGACAGAGAAAGGAGGACTGACTGAGATCTGTGGAGGCTGAAGTGACAAAAACCTGTAACTAATTAGATATGGGAGCTGAGGAAGAGTGAAGAATCAATGATGATTCCAAGGTTGATATTCATAAAAGGTGGAGGGGggctgagagagaggaagaggtgaCAGTAGAgtcttcaaaggaaaaaaaagaaaggatgtaAAGAAGCAGAAGGTAATTCTCACCTGTGTTAGGAGGCTGGAATGCAGAGGAATGTGAGAAcagagaaggaagggatgaaggaTTAATTAACATTTGGGGTTATTTAATGTGTCAAGCACTTTCCAAAGAGAGAAGTACAGAACTATCTTTATGTATTCCAAGAAATAATTATATGCAATAATGATACTTGTCTGAAAAGACTAATATGGATGCAAAAGGAACTCATTAACCAAAAAGGAAGATATAAACAAGAGTAGGTAGCAGGGGATGAATAAAAGAGCACAGCACAGTTCCACAAAAATATTATCTGCAGTACTACAgcttggctcagtggatgaatGAAGCTATGTGAATTAAGAAGAGGTAGATCTGGAAAGTGGATAGTTGGCTGTTAAGACAGTGGCTAAGAAAAGGATTCAAAGTTGTAGAACCATGGTTGTGAGCATAGGAGTTATGATGCTAGGGATTGAGCATACCTAACAAGgactaataaaaatatatttgcctagGATATGGTAAATCTAATTAAGGATGTCTTTAAGGAGCAAATGAAAAAGCTGAGAGGCCCGATACCATATAGATTGGGAGATACAACACAGAAAAAATAGCAACAGAGGATGAGTTACTCATGGGTGACAACATCCAAGAagagaaccaactaaaaaatCCAAGGAtgcaggtggcagagctggaggggaggggagtggagtgGAGGACTtgggtcactcccctccccctctctctaaaCTCACTGAAGTCATTCTTCATTTCAGccgcccctccacccagcagcccaataggaatgCTTCCTTTATTCCCTGTGTGGGGTAGGGAAGGAGGAGCAAGGGCATGCTTGGCACAACACACagttgggggtgggagtggggtgtGGAGCCCTGATATGGTACTCTGtatggggtgggggatgggagagGGGCACA from Monodelphis domestica isolate mMonDom1 chromosome 4, mMonDom1.pri, whole genome shotgun sequence includes these protein-coding regions:
- the HSPBAP1 gene encoding HSPB1-associated protein 1 isoform X4 gives rise to the protein MTTVASGDGGGGEAPQFETMCSYIDATLEEFLAWSCGQGVNSCGPFSHYDNSKFWAYADYKYLVNVFEDNTDVLQNVMWSDFGFPGRDGRESTLWIGSLGANTPCHLDSYGCNLVFQVQGRKRWHLFPPKDTVFLYPTRIPYEESSVFSKVNVINPDLKQFPQFVKAERHMVTLYPGQVLFVPRHWWHYVESIDPITVSINSWIELEEDHQARIEEAITRTLVCAMKAAEDPTNSKAWLNPTEVEGTSHEINCQYLNGAISAYLEHNKGAETLKLTEFKINGDHGMEAPLKKRKLDIHTRTKEKKSPCHKLAMNTAEPQEKIPFGLNLIPVLPSLQDESSERGITESDVNDLVKESGGHLGKLNCTKEQLVMNKAEIPLEDSIVSDSTTCPSQPFISTDDLLDCLVNPKVISIVAQLLLQKRTCNFPE